DNA from Gottschalkia purinilytica:
AAGGTATAGAAATAAAAGAAGGTATGACTAGAGGTCATATTATCAATGAATTATTCGAAGAATTTGGTGAGCAACATTTACATCAACCTACTTTTATATTACACCATCCAGTTGAAGTATCACCACTTGCAAAAAGAAATCCTGATGACCCAAGAATAACTAATAGATTTGAAGCATTTGTTAATGCTTGGGAGATAGCAAATGCTTTTTCAGAGCTTAATGATCCTATAGATCAAAAACAAAGATTTTTAAAACAATTAGAAGAAAGAGAAGCAGGAAATGATGAAGCTCATATGATGGACACAGACTTTATTAATGCACTAGAAGTTGGACTACCTCCTACAGGAGGACTGGGAATAGGAATAGATAGATTAATAATGATATTGACGAATCAACCGTCTATAAGAGACGTAATACTATTCCCTACAATGAAACCAATAGATAATAAATAAAATGTATATATAACAAAAAGCCCTATGATTTACTATCAAGTCATAGGGCTTTTTATATTAATTTAAAAAGTACAAATATATTTTATGTAAAAAATAGAAATTAAATTGATATAAAATATTTTAAAATGTAATTATATGTAGTATACTATGATTAAATGGATAAATTTGGGGTAAAAATTTTAGAAATATAATAAATAAGGGGGAGTACAATATGAAGATAGCAGAATTAATAACAAATAAGAAAAAGGAAAAAGAAAGAGAAGAAAAGAAACAAGTTGCAAAAAATGTTCTTATAGGAACTACTATAGGAACTGTTGTAGGTGCAGCAGCTGGTGTACTTTTGGCACCTAAATCAGGAAAAGAAACTAGAGAAGATATTGTTAATAAAACTAAAGATACAACAGAAATCCTGAAGAAAAATATAAAAACTTCCATAGAAACTGTAAAAGATAAAAAAGAAAAATTGGGAAAAGGTATAAAAGGAACTATGGAAGATATTAAAGATGATGTAGAAGAAACTAAGGAAGATATTAAAAAAGACGATACAAAAGAAGAAAAAAGCAATCATAGTAAAAAAGAGAAATAATAGTTGTAGATAAGTTAGATTAAAGCTCATGGAGGGATAGTATGTCTGCAACTATTACAGTAAGAGAATTATTTATATTTTTATTAGTATTATTAGGTTTAGGATTAGGAGTATACTTGATTATTGCTATAAGAAACTTTAACAAAATATTGCTACAAGTCAAAGATTTAATAAATGAAAATAAAGTTTCTATAAATAAGACATTATTAGAGGCGCCTGATATAGCTAGTAATATAAATGAAATAACT
Protein-coding regions in this window:
- a CDS encoding YtxH domain-containing protein, coding for MKIAELITNKKKEKEREEKKQVAKNVLIGTTIGTVVGAAAGVLLAPKSGKETREDIVNKTKDTTEILKKNIKTSIETVKDKKEKLGKGIKGTMEDIKDDVEETKEDIKKDDTKEEKSNHSKKEK